A genomic region of Kribbella sp. NBC_00382 contains the following coding sequences:
- a CDS encoding class E sortase gives MTLAIPSIGVQARRVISYPGTADDKPGTVIQDRGLFASPRGPAGGVGPGEIGNFIITGHRTAHGKPLARLPDLKTGAHILVTANGTVYDYVVTRTMTISFRKPAEKAQQNAPVPGRPGVTPTHPMLTLSTCATPEDHAAGNYWHDPLNNPEHRINKIATLITTHPTT, from the coding sequence GTGACGCTCGCGATCCCGTCGATCGGCGTACAGGCAAGGCGGGTGATCAGCTACCCCGGCACCGCCGACGACAAGCCCGGAACCGTCATCCAGGACCGCGGCCTCTTCGCATCCCCTCGCGGCCCCGCAGGCGGCGTCGGCCCCGGCGAAATCGGCAACTTCATCATCACCGGCCACCGAACCGCCCACGGCAAACCTCTGGCCCGCCTACCGGACCTCAAAACCGGCGCCCACATCCTCGTCACCGCCAACGGCACCGTCTACGACTACGTGGTCACCCGAACGATGACGATCTCCTTCCGCAAACCCGCCGAAAAGGCCCAGCAGAACGCCCCGGTCCCAGGCCGTCCCGGCGTCACCCCCACCCACCCCATGCTCACCCTCTCAACCTGCGCCACCCCCGAAGACCACGCCGCAGGCAACTACTGGCACGACCCCCTCAACAACCCAGAACACCGAATCAACAAAATCGCCACCCTCATCACCACCCACCCAACCACCTGA
- a CDS encoding GNAT family N-acetyltransferase, translating into MTAVVIRRATATDVPGIVAMLADDEIGATRENPADLTPYAAAFTAIEADPNQVLVVAERNGDLVGTLQLTIVPGLSRQGATRALVEAVRVASSARGSGLGTTLMEWSIEEARARDCAILQLTSDKARTDAHRFYLNLGFTQSHEGFKYQLS; encoded by the coding sequence ATGACCGCTGTCGTGATCCGCCGTGCCACCGCCACCGACGTTCCCGGCATCGTCGCGATGCTCGCCGATGACGAGATCGGCGCCACCCGGGAGAACCCCGCCGACCTGACGCCGTACGCCGCCGCCTTCACCGCGATCGAGGCCGACCCGAACCAGGTCCTGGTCGTTGCCGAGCGCAACGGCGACCTGGTCGGCACGCTCCAGTTGACGATCGTCCCGGGCCTGAGCCGCCAAGGCGCCACCCGAGCCTTGGTCGAAGCCGTTCGCGTCGCCTCCTCAGCCCGCGGCTCCGGCCTCGGCACCACGTTGATGGAGTGGTCGATCGAAGAGGCCCGCGCCCGCGACTGCGCCATCCTCCAACTGACCTCCGACAAGGCCCGCACCGACGCCCACCGCTTCTACCTCAACCTCGGCTTCACCCAAAGCCACGAGGGCTTCAAGTACCAGCTCAGCTGA
- a CDS encoding GNAT family N-acetyltransferase: protein MQVWAIDQDGLRQVEQWLAADPVGGAIFGGFYGHAVDRWTPLLQAPSRHGWITFDETGPIGFIDLEVLDDEAEITYYVSPAHRGRGLGHATVDQVVQLATAVGARQVHASVDPDNAASIATLRAAAFTDEGTNEFNEAEFTLDLPDPADPPGAVGTAGSAGTSGGGVDD from the coding sequence ATGCAGGTGTGGGCGATCGATCAGGACGGGCTGCGGCAGGTCGAGCAGTGGCTGGCGGCGGATCCGGTCGGTGGCGCGATCTTCGGCGGGTTCTACGGCCATGCCGTCGACCGCTGGACGCCGTTGCTCCAGGCACCGAGCCGGCACGGCTGGATCACCTTCGACGAGACCGGCCCGATCGGTTTCATCGACCTCGAGGTCCTCGACGACGAAGCCGAGATCACGTACTACGTGAGCCCAGCGCACCGTGGTCGGGGGCTCGGGCACGCAACTGTCGATCAGGTGGTGCAGTTGGCGACGGCGGTGGGCGCCCGTCAGGTCCACGCCTCTGTGGACCCGGACAACGCCGCCAGCATCGCCACCCTCCGCGCTGCCGCATTCACGGACGAAGGCACCAACGAGTTCAACGAAGCCGAATTCACCTTGGACCTCCCCGATCCGGCAGACCCGCCGGGGGCGGTGGGGACTGCTGGCTCGGCGGGGACGTCCGGGGGCGGGGTCGATGACTGA
- a CDS encoding dihydrofolate reductase family protein codes for MSAIYTFDVFSTLDGYGNHNGDWGGYWGKQGPEFLEHRFAQYSEQQRLVFGATTFRDNMEMAAAFPAAFEESGSWITQLRNLPATVVSNTLEGPVDWPDATIATGDAVEIITRLKQESDVPLRSHGSVALNRALLAAGLVDRIQVTVIPVITGKTGATRIFDGVPDFDLTLLESRTLDGNLQELTYHPTLH; via the coding sequence ATGAGCGCGATCTACACCTTCGACGTCTTCTCCACTCTCGACGGTTACGGGAACCACAACGGTGACTGGGGCGGTTACTGGGGCAAGCAAGGGCCCGAGTTTCTCGAGCACCGCTTCGCGCAGTACTCCGAGCAGCAGCGGCTGGTGTTCGGAGCCACGACCTTCCGCGACAACATGGAGATGGCGGCGGCGTTCCCCGCAGCGTTCGAGGAGTCCGGCTCCTGGATCACCCAGCTGAGGAACCTGCCGGCGACCGTCGTGTCGAACACCCTCGAAGGCCCGGTCGACTGGCCGGACGCGACCATCGCCACCGGCGACGCCGTCGAGATCATCACCCGCCTCAAGCAGGAATCCGACGTACCCCTGCGCTCCCACGGCAGCGTCGCCCTGAACCGCGCCCTACTCGCCGCCGGCCTGGTGGACCGCATCCAGGTCACCGTCATCCCGGTCATCACCGGCAAGACCGGCGCAACCCGCATCTTCGACGGCGTCCCCGACTTCGACCTCACCCTCCTCGAAAGCCGCACCCTGGACGGCAACCTCCAAGAACTCACCTACCACCCCACCCTGCACTAG
- a CDS encoding SDR family NAD(P)-dependent oxidoreductase yields the protein MSVLESFALNGKRALVTGGNRGLGRAFALALAEAGADVAIAARDAERNAAVVAELEAIGRRGFAVQADITVRADVTRMVAEVTEALGGIDILVNNAGIAIHRPALEVPDDEWQQVLDLNVTALWNTSTAVARGMIAAGGGVIVNVGSMSAQIVNRPQHQASYNASKAAVHHLTRSLAAEWAPHNIRVNAIAPGYVKTDMAPVDRPEFQQNWILDAPLQRYATPTEIAPSVVYLASPASSFMTGSVLLIDGGYSVY from the coding sequence ATGAGCGTGCTGGAGAGTTTTGCGCTGAACGGCAAGCGGGCGCTGGTGACCGGCGGCAATCGCGGGCTCGGGCGGGCCTTCGCGCTGGCGCTGGCCGAGGCGGGTGCCGACGTGGCGATCGCCGCGCGCGACGCCGAGCGGAACGCGGCGGTGGTGGCGGAGCTCGAGGCGATCGGGCGGCGCGGGTTCGCAGTACAGGCCGACATCACCGTACGGGCGGACGTGACGCGCATGGTTGCGGAGGTGACCGAGGCGCTCGGCGGGATCGACATCCTGGTCAACAACGCCGGCATCGCGATCCACCGGCCGGCCCTGGAGGTCCCCGACGACGAGTGGCAGCAGGTGCTCGACCTCAACGTCACGGCGCTGTGGAACACCAGTACTGCCGTAGCGCGCGGCATGATCGCCGCGGGCGGCGGGGTGATCGTCAACGTGGGCAGCATGTCCGCGCAGATCGTCAACCGGCCGCAGCACCAGGCGTCGTACAACGCCTCCAAAGCCGCCGTCCACCACCTGACCCGCAGCCTCGCCGCCGAGTGGGCCCCGCACAACATCCGCGTCAACGCCATCGCCCCCGGCTACGTGAAAACCGACATGGCCCCCGTCGACCGCCCCGAGTTCCAGCAGAACTGGATCCTCGACGCCCCTCTCCAGCGCTACGCCACCCCCACCGAAATCGCCCCGTCAGTCGTCTACCTGGCCTCCCCCGCCTCGTCCTTCATGACCGGCTCAGTACTCCTAATCGACGGCGGCTACTCGGTCTACTAG
- a CDS encoding peptidase inhibitor family I36 protein: protein MRSLTWKTAAFAAATLVATAAPVVPASAALGDCPSGYFCAWADDNAQGHRAQWAGDDSNWGDDGMHDNDETVYNNGTPGGYDHVWLYYDVNYGRYNMCVEPGEWYDAQLDDNDHDSHQWQTGCKFG from the coding sequence ATGCGTTCGCTCACCTGGAAGACCGCGGCGTTCGCTGCCGCGACGCTGGTTGCCACCGCGGCACCCGTAGTACCGGCGTCGGCCGCGCTCGGAGACTGCCCGTCGGGCTACTTCTGCGCCTGGGCCGACGACAACGCGCAGGGTCATCGCGCGCAGTGGGCCGGTGACGACAGCAACTGGGGCGATGACGGCATGCACGACAACGACGAGACCGTCTACAACAACGGCACGCCGGGCGGGTACGACCACGTCTGGCTGTACTACGACGTCAACTACGGGCGGTACAACATGTGCGTCGAGCCCGGCGAGTGGTACGACGCTCAGCTTGACGACAACGACCACGACTCGCACCAATGGCAGACCGGCTGCAAGTTCGGCTGA
- a CDS encoding SigE family RNA polymerase sigma factor: protein MTFDQWVRDGRGRLLAFATVLCGGRHLAEDVVQEVLVRVHRKWDSISALDHPDSYIRKMVVNEFLSWRRKWARIEPSGLIEVVGSVPDPAGLIAERMELLTELCALPKRQRAVVVLRYLVGQSDAQIAETLGCTEGTVRGYSSRALATLKIQLTAEVADHAY, encoded by the coding sequence ATGACCTTCGATCAATGGGTGCGGGACGGACGCGGGCGGCTGCTCGCTTTCGCGACCGTGCTCTGCGGCGGGCGGCACCTGGCCGAGGACGTCGTCCAGGAGGTGCTGGTCCGGGTTCACCGCAAGTGGGACTCGATCAGCGCCCTGGACCACCCGGACAGCTACATCCGCAAGATGGTCGTCAACGAGTTCCTCTCCTGGCGCCGCAAATGGGCCCGGATCGAGCCGAGCGGTCTGATCGAGGTGGTCGGCTCGGTCCCCGATCCGGCCGGGCTGATCGCCGAACGGATGGAGCTGCTGACCGAACTGTGCGCCCTGCCCAAACGGCAGCGCGCAGTCGTCGTACTGCGTTACCTGGTGGGCCAGAGCGACGCCCAGATCGCCGAAACCCTCGGCTGTACCGAAGGCACCGTGCGCGGCTACTCATCCCGCGCGCTGGCCACTCTCAAGATCCAGCTCACCGCGGAGGTGGCCGACCATGCGTACTGA
- a CDS encoding SAM-dependent methyltransferase, translating into MVDLNRAEYPRSSKYDAAWLLDCDMGPNPLWLLEGLNLQFEPGMKVLDLGSGKGATSVFLAKEYGVQVWAADLWIDPTDAAANFTAQGVEVTALKAEAHTLPFAREFFDAIVCIDAYEYFGTADNYLAYLTTFLKPGGQLAIATPGMTQEVRNLGHIPAHIKKVVGWEALAWHTADWWRFQWEITELVEDVSARMQESGWRDWLAWAEALTEHTGIPNGHLEMLHADQGEYLGFALVTARKPR; encoded by the coding sequence ATGGTCGACCTGAACCGCGCCGAGTACCCGCGCTCCTCGAAGTACGACGCCGCCTGGCTGCTCGACTGCGACATGGGTCCCAATCCGCTCTGGCTGCTCGAAGGCCTCAACCTCCAGTTCGAACCGGGGATGAAGGTCCTCGACCTAGGCTCCGGCAAGGGCGCGACCTCGGTCTTCCTCGCGAAGGAGTACGGAGTACAGGTCTGGGCCGCCGATCTCTGGATCGACCCGACCGACGCCGCCGCCAACTTCACCGCTCAGGGCGTCGAGGTCACCGCGCTCAAGGCCGAAGCCCACACGCTCCCGTTCGCGCGCGAGTTCTTCGACGCGATCGTCTGCATCGATGCCTACGAGTACTTCGGTACCGCCGACAACTACCTCGCGTACCTCACCACCTTCCTCAAACCGGGCGGCCAACTTGCCATCGCCACCCCCGGGATGACGCAGGAGGTCCGCAACCTCGGCCACATCCCCGCCCACATCAAGAAGGTCGTCGGCTGGGAGGCGCTCGCCTGGCACACCGCCGACTGGTGGCGCTTCCAGTGGGAGATCACCGAGCTGGTCGAGGACGTGTCGGCGCGGATGCAGGAGTCAGGCTGGCGCGACTGGCTCGCCTGGGCCGAAGCCCTGACCGAGCACACCGGCATACCGAATGGCCACCTGGAGATGCTCCACGCCGACCAGGGCGAGTACCTCGGCTTCGCCCTCGTCACCGCGCGCAAACCCCGCTGA
- a CDS encoding NUDIX hydrolase, protein MTDYAGVLAFRDGRVVLVRERYEEWEDEQWSLPSGAVEAGESPEEAAVRELLEETGLRVRVDQLRLVSEVVVESRGGASRSTAYNYRAEVPDGDFAIDDPDASVQEARWFLPVEAIPLVSAVPYPPLSRPVAAHLEGAAPTRWIFTYDDPAVAFLERVYEVSSSAL, encoded by the coding sequence ATGACTGACTACGCCGGGGTGCTTGCGTTTCGGGATGGGCGGGTGGTGCTTGTTCGGGAGCGGTACGAGGAGTGGGAGGACGAGCAATGGTCCTTGCCGAGTGGTGCTGTTGAGGCTGGTGAATCGCCGGAGGAGGCGGCCGTCCGGGAGCTGCTCGAGGAGACGGGGTTGCGCGTCCGGGTCGACCAGTTGCGTCTGGTCTCCGAGGTGGTGGTGGAGAGCAGAGGCGGGGCGTCCCGTAGTACGGCGTACAACTACCGGGCTGAGGTGCCGGACGGCGACTTCGCCATCGACGACCCGGACGCCTCGGTGCAGGAAGCTCGCTGGTTCCTGCCCGTTGAGGCGATCCCGCTGGTCAGCGCCGTCCCCTATCCACCGCTCAGCCGTCCGGTCGCAGCCCATCTCGAAGGCGCCGCCCCCACACGCTGGATCTTCACCTACGACGACCCGGCCGTCGCCTTCCTCGAGCGCGTCTACGAGGTCAGCAGCTCGGCGCTCTAG
- a CDS encoding neutral zinc metallopeptidase, with protein MADDERVPEPGHFLPSGAESDATGTAGEMTPLTPADTGNRRPQGLGEARPVSISHDPVRKKAAPLPDDPEYQGFYSGPPAAPRPGAPTGALQGTRQFGRVRYDGWKTTSPRTGVQQFATHSAYRKPVRQFSQRFVGLISALALVIVAGGTIAAYAKIDSFGNEVTNPLADPSVKPSEGPQSVAPNPTVTVTIPPVPDLVRLQKNELYQVGKVPTVKCAVPKVKPDTKANVLRFYQALLPCLHETWEPLVLKANYPFRQPKLVLAGKTSATPCTGESTNSFYCGVDETITIKWEQDLKDYKAHPEVVVVMMDTLAHEYGHHVQRLTEMVAAVASRRGFAKTKAENLEWSRREELQATCLGAAFLGANKNTLGLTGQRLDLWERLKKNSGDEYNPKKVRDHGSKKSQWLWAGPAFKTMNPASCNTFTAPSAKVS; from the coding sequence ATGGCGGACGACGAGCGGGTGCCCGAGCCGGGGCATTTTCTGCCCAGCGGTGCTGAGTCAGACGCGACCGGTACTGCGGGCGAGATGACCCCGCTGACGCCCGCCGACACCGGCAACCGTCGGCCGCAAGGGCTGGGTGAGGCCCGGCCGGTCAGCATTTCGCACGACCCCGTCCGGAAGAAGGCGGCCCCGCTGCCGGACGACCCGGAGTACCAGGGCTTCTACAGCGGTCCGCCGGCCGCGCCCAGGCCGGGTGCGCCGACCGGGGCGCTGCAGGGGACTCGGCAGTTCGGCCGGGTGCGGTACGACGGGTGGAAGACGACGTCTCCGCGGACGGGCGTGCAGCAGTTCGCGACCCATTCGGCATACCGGAAGCCGGTACGCCAGTTCTCGCAGCGCTTCGTCGGGCTGATCTCCGCCCTGGCCCTGGTCATCGTGGCCGGCGGCACCATCGCGGCGTACGCCAAGATCGACAGCTTCGGCAACGAGGTCACCAACCCCCTCGCCGACCCATCCGTGAAGCCGTCCGAGGGCCCGCAATCGGTCGCCCCCAACCCGACCGTCACGGTGACGATCCCGCCGGTGCCGGATCTGGTGCGCTTGCAGAAGAACGAGCTCTACCAGGTCGGCAAGGTGCCCACCGTCAAGTGCGCGGTCCCGAAGGTCAAGCCGGACACCAAGGCCAACGTTCTGCGTTTCTACCAGGCGTTGCTGCCCTGCCTGCATGAAACCTGGGAGCCGTTGGTGCTGAAGGCGAACTATCCGTTCCGGCAGCCCAAGCTCGTGCTCGCCGGGAAGACCTCCGCGACGCCTTGTACCGGCGAGAGCACCAACTCGTTCTACTGCGGTGTCGACGAGACGATCACCATCAAGTGGGAGCAGGATCTCAAGGACTACAAGGCGCACCCCGAAGTGGTCGTGGTGATGATGGACACGCTGGCGCACGAGTACGGCCACCACGTGCAGCGCCTGACCGAGATGGTGGCTGCCGTCGCATCGCGCCGGGGCTTCGCCAAGACCAAGGCGGAGAACCTGGAGTGGAGCCGGCGCGAGGAGCTGCAGGCGACCTGCCTCGGCGCGGCCTTCCTCGGCGCGAACAAGAACACGCTCGGCCTGACCGGTCAGCGGCTGGACCTGTGGGAACGCCTCAAGAAGAACAGCGGCGACGAGTACAACCCGAAGAAGGTCCGCGACCACGGCTCGAAGAAGAGCCAGTGGCTGTGGGCCGGGCCGGCTTTCAAGACCATGAACCCCGCCTCCTGCAACACCTTCACCGCGCCTTCTGCGAAGGTCAGCTGA
- a CDS encoding mechanosensitive ion channel family protein yields MSALAIDFTQPFEDAFSKLLGFIPNLLGGIVILVIGYFVAKVLGKLVGTLLGKVGFDQWMERAGVSGVLQRSGTGLTASTMLGKVVFWFVFLISFTMFASALGVPEISNFMSDMLGYIPRIFAAIVIVCLAALFANFLAMVIRGATGNETLAKVGRYAVLVYAAFAALTQLGIAVQLTGNTLLIVLGGAALALGLAFGLGGREMAGEALRTVFDRSTINRPDATAGSNGMTGSNGTGSNGLGSNGNGTVGQAGYPQEPAHHGAPQSNGNWPGSDNGWSTEPPRHS; encoded by the coding sequence ATGTCAGCACTGGCCATCGACTTCACCCAACCCTTCGAAGATGCCTTCAGCAAGCTTCTCGGGTTCATCCCCAACCTGCTCGGCGGCATCGTCATCCTGGTGATCGGCTACTTCGTCGCCAAGGTGCTCGGCAAGCTGGTCGGGACCCTGCTCGGCAAGGTCGGCTTCGACCAATGGATGGAACGAGCCGGCGTGTCCGGCGTCCTGCAGCGGTCCGGCACGGGGCTGACCGCTTCCACGATGCTCGGCAAGGTCGTGTTCTGGTTCGTGTTCCTGATCAGCTTCACGATGTTCGCCTCCGCGCTCGGCGTACCGGAGATCTCGAACTTCATGTCCGACATGCTCGGCTACATCCCGCGGATCTTCGCCGCGATCGTGATCGTCTGCCTGGCGGCGCTGTTCGCGAACTTCCTCGCGATGGTGATCCGCGGCGCCACCGGCAACGAGACGCTCGCCAAGGTCGGCCGGTACGCCGTACTGGTCTACGCCGCGTTCGCCGCGCTGACCCAGCTGGGCATCGCCGTCCAGCTGACCGGCAACACGCTGCTCATCGTGCTCGGTGGTGCTGCGTTGGCGCTCGGTCTCGCTTTCGGCCTCGGGGGCCGCGAGATGGCCGGCGAAGCGCTGCGCACTGTGTTCGACCGCAGCACGATCAACCGCCCGGACGCTACTGCCGGCTCGAACGGCATGACCGGCTCGAACGGGACGGGCTCGAACGGACTGGGCTCGAACGGCAACGGCACCGTCGGCCAGGCGGGCTACCCGCAGGAGCCCGCTCACCACGGCGCTCCGCAGTCCAACGGCAACTGGCCGGGCAGCGACAACGGCTGGAGCACCGAACCGCCGCGGCACAGCTGA
- a CDS encoding molybdenum cofactor biosysynthesis protein, with protein sequence MADAFAVEIVGLVVSAVHAYVGRPQDGAQVDPEPVSRGSIEVRAGLGIVGDRYFNQSAHRRAAVTVFDAGALDELAAELGLDQVPDPALTRRNILIRGYPIDQLAVRRTGSGERVPGRAFSLDSGLGAVEFQAHRPANPCAWMDQMVAPGAFKGLRGHGGVRCEPLGSGTLRLGPATLSVD encoded by the coding sequence GTGGCTGATGCCTTCGCGGTCGAGATTGTCGGGCTGGTTGTGTCTGCGGTGCATGCGTATGTGGGGCGGCCGCAGGATGGCGCGCAGGTGGATCCGGAGCCGGTGTCGCGGGGTTCGATCGAGGTGCGGGCCGGGCTGGGGATCGTGGGGGATCGGTACTTCAACCAGTCGGCACATCGTCGGGCGGCGGTGACAGTGTTTGACGCTGGGGCGCTGGATGAGTTGGCGGCTGAGCTGGGATTGGATCAGGTGCCGGATCCGGCGTTGACCAGGCGGAATATCCTTATTCGTGGGTATCCGATCGACCAGTTGGCGGTACGGCGTACCGGGTCTGGGGAGCGGGTGCCGGGGCGGGCGTTCAGTTTGGACAGCGGGCTGGGAGCGGTGGAGTTTCAGGCGCATCGGCCGGCCAATCCGTGTGCGTGGATGGATCAGATGGTCGCGCCGGGCGCGTTCAAGGGGTTGCGCGGGCATGGCGGGGTGCGGTGTGAGCCGTTGGGATCGGGGACGCTGCGGTTGGGGCCGGCGACGCTGTCCGTCGACTAG
- a CDS encoding DJ-1/PfpI family protein: MAKVLMITGDAAETLEVFYPYQRLQEEGYEVHLAAPAAKKLQFVVHDFVDGFDTYTEKLGHTWQADVAFADVNPSDYVALVIPGGRAPEYIRNDEDCLRIVQHFYGEGKPVAQLCHGPLVAAAAGVLKGRKTSAYPACAPDVRAGGGEWVDGDSVVDGNVVSGRAWPDHPAWMRAFMALLKEKAPA, encoded by the coding sequence ATGGCCAAGGTCCTGATGATCACCGGAGACGCGGCGGAGACGCTGGAGGTTTTCTACCCGTACCAACGGTTGCAGGAGGAGGGGTACGAGGTCCATCTGGCGGCGCCGGCCGCGAAGAAGTTGCAGTTCGTGGTGCACGACTTCGTGGACGGGTTCGACACCTATACCGAGAAGCTGGGGCATACCTGGCAGGCCGATGTGGCGTTCGCGGACGTGAATCCATCGGACTATGTTGCGTTGGTGATTCCCGGTGGGCGGGCGCCGGAGTACATCCGCAACGACGAGGACTGCCTGCGGATCGTGCAGCACTTCTACGGTGAGGGGAAGCCGGTTGCACAGTTGTGTCATGGGCCGCTCGTCGCTGCGGCGGCCGGAGTGCTGAAGGGACGTAAGACGTCGGCGTATCCCGCGTGCGCGCCGGACGTACGGGCGGGTGGTGGTGAGTGGGTCGATGGTGACTCGGTCGTCGACGGCAATGTGGTGAGCGGGCGGGCTTGGCCGGATCATCCGGCGTGGATGCGCGCGTTCATGGCGCTGCTGAAGGAGAAGGCGCCGGCTTAG
- a CDS encoding aminoglycoside 3'-phosphotransferase has product MSLFASWLPGDGWEPVTGGESGAEVYRRGEVFAKCCGVSGVGELAAERGRVEWLARTSVPGARVLDWIEWAGGAALLTSAVPGVAAVDLPWSDKLVASFARGLRALHELPVEECPFERPLAQVVEQAADVVRRSAVTVDFLREDWRATPPDELLARVRAEQDEFAAKAAGDLVVCHGDACLPNFLFDPDTLELAGVIDVGRLGAADRYTDLALVPAQLDDVWSVDARAFFTAYGHPDPDAKRLDFYLLLDPLTWG; this is encoded by the coding sequence ATGAGTTTGTTTGCATCCTGGTTGCCGGGGGACGGGTGGGAGCCGGTCACGGGTGGGGAGTCGGGCGCGGAGGTGTACCGACGAGGCGAAGTCTTCGCCAAGTGCTGCGGGGTTTCCGGGGTGGGCGAGTTGGCCGCCGAGCGAGGCCGGGTGGAATGGCTCGCCCGTACTTCGGTACCTGGAGCGCGCGTCCTCGATTGGATTGAGTGGGCTGGCGGTGCTGCGCTGCTGACCTCTGCGGTGCCGGGGGTTGCGGCGGTCGACCTGCCGTGGTCGGACAAGCTGGTGGCGAGCTTCGCACGTGGGTTGCGGGCGTTGCATGAGTTGCCGGTGGAGGAGTGTCCGTTCGAGCGGCCGTTGGCTCAGGTGGTCGAGCAGGCGGCGGACGTCGTACGCCGGAGTGCGGTGACCGTGGACTTCCTCCGCGAGGACTGGCGGGCGACACCGCCGGACGAGTTGCTGGCACGGGTGCGCGCCGAGCAGGACGAGTTCGCCGCGAAGGCTGCCGGGGATCTCGTCGTCTGTCACGGGGACGCCTGCCTACCCAACTTCCTCTTCGACCCGGACACTCTGGAACTGGCTGGCGTGATCGACGTCGGCCGCCTCGGAGCCGCCGATCGCTACACCGACTTGGCGCTGGTCCCAGCTCAGCTCGATGACGTGTGGTCGGTGGACGCGCGCGCCTTCTTCACGGCATACGGCCACCCCGACCCCGACGCCAAACGACTGGACTTCTATCTCCTGTTGGACCCGCTCACTTGGGGCTGA
- a CDS encoding N-acetylglucosamine kinase yields MRPLVPGGVLAFDAGNSKTDVALVSADGTVLGTARGGGFEPHIVGAYAAVEGLAPLVAAAAAEAGLAVGEVPLVQQISACLANADLPIEEERLAEAFESFGWATSVHVANDTFALLRAGVDEPRGVAVVCGAGINCAGLLPDGRTARFAAVGKISGDWGGGQQLADEAFWSAARADDGRGPATALTTALPAHYGVSSMPALIEALHLGDIPVSRRLEATPLLFQVAASGDPIARSIVQHQAEEVVSMAVVAMSRLDLLDEPTDVVLGGGVLTAGHPLLMETVVRLLAAAAPKAIARVVDVPPVVGAALLGLDHTGAAPAAHLTLRSAYATSPAA; encoded by the coding sequence ATGAGACCGCTGGTGCCTGGCGGCGTACTGGCCTTCGACGCGGGCAATAGCAAGACCGATGTGGCGCTGGTGTCCGCGGACGGCACAGTCCTCGGTACTGCGCGCGGCGGCGGCTTCGAGCCGCACATAGTCGGCGCTTACGCCGCCGTGGAGGGCCTGGCCCCGCTGGTCGCCGCCGCGGCTGCGGAGGCCGGGCTGGCGGTCGGTGAAGTACCGCTGGTCCAGCAGATCTCCGCGTGCCTGGCGAACGCGGACCTGCCGATCGAGGAGGAGCGCCTGGCCGAGGCCTTCGAGTCCTTCGGCTGGGCGACCTCGGTGCACGTCGCCAACGACACCTTCGCCCTACTGCGCGCGGGCGTGGACGAGCCGCGCGGCGTAGCGGTCGTCTGCGGCGCCGGCATCAACTGCGCCGGGCTCCTGCCTGACGGCCGTACTGCGCGCTTCGCGGCGGTCGGCAAGATCTCCGGCGACTGGGGCGGCGGCCAGCAACTAGCCGACGAAGCCTTCTGGTCCGCCGCACGAGCCGACGACGGCCGAGGCCCAGCCACCGCGCTGACCACTGCCCTCCCCGCCCACTACGGCGTCTCCTCGATGCCAGCCCTCATCGAAGCCCTCCACCTGGGCGACATCCCCGTCTCCCGCCGCCTGGAAGCGACTCCTCTCCTCTTCCAGGTAGCAGCCTCTGGCGACCCGATCGCCCGCTCCATCGTCCAGCACCAGGCCGAAGAGGTCGTCTCCATGGCAGTGGTCGCCATGAGCCGCCTCGACCTCCTGGACGAACCCACCGACGTAGTCCTAGGCGGCGGCGTCCTAACAGCCGGCCACCCCCTACTGATGGAAACCGTAGTCCGCCTACTAGCCGCAGCCGCCCCCAAGGCGATCGCCCGAGTAGTAGACGTCCCACCCGTCGTCGGCGCGGCGTTGCTGGGCCTAGACCACACAGGCGCAGCCCCCGCAGCCCACCTAACCCTCAGATCCGCCTACGCGACATCCCCTGCCGCGTAG